One segment of Cetobacterium sp. NK01 DNA contains the following:
- the ruvB gene encoding Holliday junction branch migration DNA helicase RuvB, protein MDRIVSNEELGFEGEVQKSLRPKCLSEYIGQESLKEKMEIFIKAAKKRGGCIDHILLYGPPGLGKTTLAGVIATEMGVNLKITSGPILDKAGDLAAILTSLEENDILFIDEIHRLNTSVEEILYPAMEDGELDIIIGKGPSARSIRIELPPFTLIGATTRAGLLSSPLRDRFGVVHRMDYYKEEELEGIVKRGGTLLGVKVEEDGAKEIALRSRGTPRIANRLLKRVRDYCEIKGNGIINFESAVKALSILGVDKQGLDELDRDIIKAIIENYGGGPVGVETLALMLGEDRRTIEEVYEPYLVKIGYIKRTSRGRMVTEKAYNHFETKE, encoded by the coding sequence ATGGATAGAATAGTTTCTAATGAAGAGTTAGGATTTGAAGGGGAAGTTCAAAAAAGTTTAAGGCCAAAATGTCTATCAGAGTATATAGGACAAGAATCTTTAAAAGAAAAAATGGAAATTTTCATAAAAGCTGCAAAAAAAAGGGGAGGATGTATAGATCATATACTTTTATACGGTCCACCTGGGTTGGGAAAAACAACATTAGCAGGAGTAATTGCAACAGAGATGGGAGTTAATTTGAAAATAACTTCAGGACCAATATTGGACAAAGCTGGAGACTTAGCTGCTATTTTGACATCTTTAGAAGAGAACGATATACTATTTATTGATGAAATTCATAGATTAAATACATCTGTAGAAGAGATTTTATACCCAGCTATGGAAGATGGAGAGTTAGACATTATAATTGGAAAAGGACCGTCAGCTAGATCAATAAGAATAGAATTACCTCCTTTTACATTAATAGGAGCTACAACAAGAGCTGGATTATTAAGTTCTCCATTGAGAGATAGATTTGGTGTTGTTCATAGAATGGATTATTATAAAGAAGAGGAATTGGAAGGTATAGTAAAAAGAGGAGGAACACTTTTAGGAGTAAAAGTTGAAGAGGATGGAGCAAAAGAGATTGCTCTAAGAAGTCGTGGAACTCCAAGAATAGCAAATAGATTATTAAAAAGAGTAAGAGATTATTGTGAAATAAAAGGAAATGGTATTATCAACTTTGAAAGCGCAGTTAAAGCTTTAAGTATTTTAGGAGTTGATAAGCAAGGATTAGATGAGTTAGATAGAGATATAATAAAAGCTATAATAGAAAATTATGGTGGAGGTCCAGTTGGAGTAGAAACTTTGGCGTTAATGTTGGGTGAAGATAGAAGAACAATAGAAGAAGTCTATGAGCCTTATTTGGTAAAAATTGGTTATATTAAGAGAACTAGTCGTGGTAGAATGGTTACAGAGAAAGCTTATAATCATTTTGAGACAAAGGAGTAA
- a CDS encoding DUF445 domain-containing protein — translation MLIKAVLLIVIGSMIGWITNYIAIKMLFRPYKEINLGIFKIQGLIPKRRHEIGITLADTIQKELISIDDIMKKLENANLDIQMEKIIDSILEKKLASEITAKFPMIAMFLNESALNKIKEAIKGSIMENKDQIISMLFETLEKNVDFKEIIVEKVDAFSLEELERITFSLAKKELKHIEIIGAILGGLIGVAQFIITVLI, via the coding sequence ATGTTGATAAAAGCGGTACTTTTAATTGTTATTGGATCAATGATTGGATGGATTACAAATTATATTGCTATAAAAATGTTATTTAGACCATATAAAGAGATAAATCTAGGGATTTTTAAAATTCAAGGATTAATACCTAAAAGAAGACATGAAATTGGAATAACTTTAGCAGATACAATTCAAAAAGAATTAATATCAATAGATGATATAATGAAAAAATTGGAAAATGCAAACCTAGATATTCAAATGGAAAAAATAATAGATAGTATATTAGAAAAGAAATTAGCATCAGAAATAACTGCTAAATTTCCTATGATAGCTATGTTTTTAAATGAATCTGCTTTAAATAAGATAAAGGAAGCAATAAAAGGATCAATAATGGAAAATAAAGATCAGATAATATCTATGTTATTTGAAACTTTAGAAAAAAATGTTGATTTCAAAGAGATTATAGTTGAAAAAGTAGATGCTTTTTCATTAGAAGAATTAGAAAGAATAACATTCTCTTTAGCTAAAAAGGAGTTAAAACATATAGAGATAATTGGAGCAATTTTAGGTGGACTTATAGGTGTTGCACAATTCATAATAACAGTGTTAATTTAA
- a CDS encoding alanine/glycine:cation symporter family protein: MSILENIVDFFNSILWGKNILVVLLISSGIFFTIKTNFVQIRFLKHMILLLSDKSNNDSENLSPFQAFCISTATRVGAGNLAGVVSAISIGGAGSIFWMWVVAFLGSATAFVETTLAMIFREKDKSGHFYGGPCFFLKNGLGKKSWGIAFVVTGIICWAGVLQVVSNSVTESFNVAFSISPIVISILLTLLAAIVIFGKTDKTAKVLDKVVPIMAILYLAIVFFIILKNITLLPQVFSQIFSEAFGVRQGVGGTIGAIIMQGVKRGLFSNEAGTGSAPCAAASANVSHPVQQGLIQSLGVFVDTFVICTATALVMLLTKSSVIEGLSGMELLQKSFNYHLGSTFGEIFVAIILFLFCFSTLLGICFYGKVNVKFLTDKDFGQTLFKIFALSMIFFGGIQQNIFMWNLADLGLALMTIINMSGVLPLSKFAFDSLKDYQKRFKVVEA; the protein is encoded by the coding sequence ATGTCTATTTTAGAAAATATCGTCGATTTTTTTAATTCAATTCTTTGGGGGAAAAATATTTTAGTAGTTTTACTTATATCTTCAGGAATCTTTTTTACAATAAAAACTAATTTTGTTCAAATTCGTTTTTTAAAACACATGATTTTGCTATTAAGTGACAAATCAAATAATGATTCTGAAAACCTTTCTCCTTTCCAAGCTTTCTGTATAAGTACAGCTACTAGAGTTGGTGCTGGAAACTTAGCTGGTGTAGTTAGTGCTATTTCTATTGGAGGAGCCGGATCTATATTTTGGATGTGGGTTGTTGCATTTCTTGGATCCGCAACAGCATTTGTTGAAACAACATTGGCTATGATTTTTAGAGAAAAAGATAAAAGTGGACATTTTTATGGTGGACCGTGCTTCTTTTTAAAAAATGGTCTTGGTAAAAAAAGTTGGGGAATTGCATTTGTTGTTACTGGAATTATATGTTGGGCTGGTGTTTTACAAGTTGTTTCTAATTCAGTTACAGAGTCTTTTAATGTCGCTTTTAGCATAAGTCCTATAGTTATATCAATACTTTTAACTCTATTGGCCGCTATTGTTATATTTGGAAAAACAGATAAAACAGCTAAAGTTTTAGATAAAGTTGTTCCTATTATGGCTATTTTATACCTAGCTATTGTATTTTTTATAATTTTAAAAAATATTACACTTTTACCTCAAGTATTTTCACAAATTTTTTCTGAAGCTTTTGGAGTTAGACAAGGAGTAGGTGGAACTATTGGAGCCATTATTATGCAAGGAGTTAAAAGAGGATTATTTTCTAACGAAGCTGGAACTGGAAGTGCCCCTTGTGCTGCTGCTAGCGCTAATGTTTCACATCCTGTTCAACAAGGTTTAATTCAAAGTTTAGGGGTTTTTGTAGATACTTTTGTTATTTGTACTGCTACAGCACTCGTTATGTTATTAACTAAAAGTTCAGTTATTGAAGGTTTAAGTGGAATGGAACTTCTACAAAAATCTTTCAACTACCATCTAGGATCAACATTTGGTGAAATTTTTGTTGCTATTATACTTTTCTTATTTTGTTTTTCTACTCTTTTAGGAATTTGTTTCTATGGAAAAGTTAATGTAAAATTTTTAACTGATAAGGATTTTGGACAAACACTATTCAAAATATTTGCCCTTTCAATGATTTTTTTCGGTGGAATCCAACAAAATATATTTATGTGGAATTTAGCAGACCTTGGTTTAGCTCTTATGACGATTATCAATATGTCTGGTGTTCTCCCACTTTCTAAATTTGCGTTTGATTCTTTAAAAGATTACCAAAAAAGATTTAAAGTTGTCGAAGCTTAA
- the rny gene encoding ribonuclease Y, with amino-acid sequence MNLILGVGLAIVGFAIIFSIMYKKSTIDKKIEELNNLEDEKLKAKIKAKEILERAEKESLAKSKEMELKAKETVYQMKEEAEKEIKIAKNELLQKEGRLAKKEETLESKIEKVESRAVELEEVNQNLENKKLEIEDLKKVQEETLERISEMTKNEAKDMLISKLKDDLVHETALAIREYENKLEDEKDRLSKRILSTAIGKASSEFVADATVSVVNLPNDEMKGRIIGREGRNIRTIEALTGVDIIIDDTPEAVVLSSFDGVKREVARRAIEKLINDGRIHPGKIEEVVNKSRKEIDKDIVEAGEQALLELGIPGMHMEIIKTLGKLKYRTSYGQNVLTHSIEVAKLAANLAAELGADTKLAKRAGLLHDVGKVLDHDIEASHAIIGGEFLKKFGEKPAVINAVMAHHNEVEFESVEAILVQASDAISASRPGARRETLSTYLKRLEGLEEIATSFDGVESSYAIQAGREIRIIINPEVVSDDAATKMARDIAKRIEETMQYPGQIKVTILRETRAVEYAK; translated from the coding sequence ATGAACTTAATATTAGGAGTTGGATTAGCTATAGTAGGGTTTGCAATAATATTTAGTATTATGTATAAAAAATCAACTATAGATAAGAAGATAGAGGAGCTTAATAACTTAGAAGATGAAAAGTTAAAAGCTAAAATAAAAGCTAAAGAAATCTTAGAGAGAGCAGAAAAAGAGTCGTTAGCAAAGAGTAAAGAGATGGAATTAAAAGCTAAAGAAACAGTTTATCAGATGAAAGAAGAAGCAGAAAAAGAGATAAAAATAGCTAAAAATGAACTTTTACAAAAAGAAGGAAGATTAGCAAAAAAAGAGGAAACATTAGAATCAAAGATTGAAAAGGTTGAAAGTAGAGCTGTTGAACTAGAAGAAGTTAATCAAAACTTAGAGAATAAAAAATTAGAAATAGAAGATTTAAAGAAAGTTCAAGAAGAGACATTAGAAAGAATTTCTGAAATGACAAAAAATGAAGCTAAAGATATGTTAATCTCGAAATTAAAGGATGACTTGGTTCATGAGACAGCTTTAGCTATAAGAGAGTATGAAAATAAGTTAGAAGACGAAAAAGATAGATTATCAAAGAGAATACTTTCTACTGCAATAGGAAAAGCATCATCAGAATTTGTAGCAGATGCAACAGTATCAGTTGTAAATTTACCGAACGATGAAATGAAGGGAAGAATTATTGGTAGAGAGGGAAGAAATATTAGAACTATAGAAGCTTTAACAGGTGTTGACATAATTATAGATGATACTCCAGAAGCGGTAGTTTTATCAAGTTTTGATGGAGTAAAAAGAGAAGTTGCTAGAAGAGCAATTGAAAAACTTATAAATGATGGAAGAATTCATCCAGGAAAAATAGAAGAAGTTGTAAACAAATCTAGAAAAGAAATTGATAAAGATATTGTTGAAGCTGGAGAGCAAGCTTTACTAGAGTTAGGAATTCCAGGTATGCATATGGAAATAATAAAAACTTTAGGAAAATTAAAGTACAGAACAAGCTATGGGCAAAATGTGTTAACTCACTCAATAGAAGTAGCGAAGTTAGCTGCTAATTTAGCTGCAGAACTAGGTGCAGATACAAAATTAGCAAAGAGAGCAGGACTTTTACATGATGTAGGGAAAGTTTTAGATCATGATATAGAAGCATCACACGCAATAATAGGTGGAGAATTCTTAAAGAAATTTGGAGAGAAACCAGCTGTTATAAATGCAGTTATGGCACATCATAATGAAGTTGAATTTGAAAGCGTTGAAGCTATTTTAGTTCAGGCATCTGATGCGATATCAGCATCTAGACCAGGAGCTAGAAGAGAAACGTTATCAACTTACTTAAAGAGACTTGAAGGTTTAGAAGAAATTGCAACATCATTTGATGGAGTTGAATCTTCATACGCAATTCAAGCAGGTAGAGAGATAAGAATTATAATAAATCCAGAAGTTGTATCAGATGATGCAGCTACAAAAATGGCAAGAGATATAGCAAAGAGAATAGAAGAAACAATGCAATATCCAGGACAAATAAAAGTTACAATATTAAGAGAAACTAGAGCTGTAGAATATGCAAAATAG
- a CDS encoding STAS domain-containing protein, producing the protein MTTNFEIIEKTVDDIRVIKVCGELDALVAPKLKERIAKQIELDINKFVIDFADLVHINSLAMGILRGKLRVVRDLGGDIKLVGLNDHIKTIFEMIGLDELFDIYSTEEEAIASFR; encoded by the coding sequence ATGACTACAAATTTTGAAATAATTGAAAAAACAGTGGATGATATAAGAGTAATAAAGGTATGTGGAGAATTAGATGCGTTAGTTGCACCGAAATTAAAGGAAAGAATAGCTAAGCAAATAGAGCTTGACATTAATAAATTTGTTATAGATTTTGCAGATTTAGTTCATATAAACAGTTTAGCAATGGGAATTTTAAGAGGAAAATTAAGAGTTGTAAGAGATTTAGGTGGAGATATAAAATTAGTTGGATTAAATGATCATATAAAAACTATATTTGAAATGATAGGATTAGACGAATTATTCGATATTTACTCAACAGAAGAGGAAGCAATAGCTAGTTTTAGATAA
- a CDS encoding ATP-binding protein, whose amino-acid sequence MQNEIKLYVPSSLKNLSIIRAMTKTYLEHQKVEQKDIMKILSIVDELATNVIEHGYEYKSGDIIIELQKNNDIIHLVVEDNGVGFDESKISKDEGGMGLFLAKAMADNFKVEKKINGTKIKVEKRVKEEI is encoded by the coding sequence ATGCAGAATGAAATAAAACTGTATGTTCCATCCTCTTTAAAAAATCTTTCTATCATTAGGGCTATGACTAAAACATATTTAGAGCATCAAAAAGTTGAGCAAAAAGATATAATGAAAATTTTATCAATTGTTGACGAATTGGCGACAAATGTTATAGAACATGGTTATGAGTATAAATCTGGTGATATAATTATAGAGCTTCAAAAAAATAACGATATTATTCATTTAGTTGTTGAAGATAATGGTGTCGGATTTGATGAATCTAAAATTAGTAAAGATGAAGGCGGAATGGGACTTTTCTTAGCGAAAGCTATGGCAGATAATTTTAAAGTTGAAAAAAAGATTAATGGAACAAAAATAAAAGTTGAGAAGAGAGTTAAGGAGGAAATTTAA
- the miaA gene encoding tRNA (adenosine(37)-N6)-dimethylallyltransferase MiaA has translation MKGIVIAGPTGVGKTELSIKLAKALNADIISADSAQVYNEMNIGTAKISKDEMQEVVHHMIDVVEPIKKYSVGDYQRKVDNILNENEEKNILLVGGTGLYIDSVVRGLSALPESDPLIRESLMNKSGEELYDLLKEIDQESAESIHPNNKRRVERAVEVFYQTGEKFSVLSKKNIKGNNFKFLKVALERDRAYLYERINIRVDLMIENGLLEEVKYLYEKYGDILKKINIIGYSELIAYLNSELTLDEAIELIKKNSRNYAKRQFTWFKNDHEYIWYDLDEMNEEEIFSDILERFNAL, from the coding sequence TTGAAGGGGATAGTTATAGCAGGACCTACTGGAGTAGGGAAAACAGAGTTATCTATAAAACTGGCAAAAGCTTTAAATGCTGATATTATCTCGGCAGATTCAGCTCAAGTATATAATGAGATGAATATAGGAACGGCAAAAATATCAAAAGATGAGATGCAAGAAGTGGTTCATCATATGATAGATGTTGTTGAGCCTATTAAAAAGTACAGTGTTGGAGATTATCAAAGAAAAGTTGATAATATACTTAATGAAAATGAAGAAAAAAATATATTATTAGTAGGAGGAACAGGATTATATATAGATTCTGTAGTTAGAGGACTATCAGCTTTGCCAGAGAGCGATCCACTTATAAGGGAAAGTTTAATGAATAAAAGTGGAGAAGAACTCTATGATCTTCTAAAAGAAATAGATCAAGAGAGTGCTGAAAGTATACATCCTAATAATAAAAGAAGAGTAGAAAGAGCTGTGGAAGTTTTTTATCAAACAGGAGAAAAATTTTCAGTATTATCTAAAAAAAACATAAAAGGAAATAATTTTAAATTTTTAAAAGTTGCATTAGAAAGAGACAGAGCATATTTATACGAAAGAATAAATATACGTGTAGATTTAATGATAGAAAATGGTCTTTTAGAAGAAGTAAAATATCTTTATGAAAAATATGGAGATATATTAAAAAAGATAAATATTATAGGATATTCAGAATTAATAGCGTATCTAAATTCAGAGTTAACTTTAGATGAGGCCATTGAATTAATAAAGAAAAATTCTAGAAATTATGCTAAAAGACAATTCACATGGTTTAAAAATGATCATGAATATATTTGGTATGATTTAGATGAAATGAATGAAGAGGAAATATTTTCAGATATTTTAGAAAGATTTAATGCCTTATAA
- the obgE gene encoding GTPase ObgE, translated as MFIDEVIITVKAGNGGDGAATFRREKCIQFGGPDGGDGGRGGDVVFVADSNINTLIDFKYKKLFQAENGENGAKKNMFGKFGENLVIKVPIGTQVRDTETGKLLLDMSIPGEERVLLRGGRGGLGNTNFKNSIRRTPTMAGKGKEGVELKVKLELKLLADVALVGYPSVGKSSLINKISAAKSKVGNYHFTTLEPKLGVVRLGEGRSFVVADIPGLIEGAHEGVGLGDKFLKHIERCKMIYHIVDVAGIEGRDPIEDYKRINNELIKFSEKLANKKQIVLANKMDLIWDMEKYEEFKNYVESQGNEIFPVSVILGDGLKEVLNRTWHVLQETEREELEEEADIIDVLKANKTRKEPFVVTQDEDGVFVVDGSIVDGVLAKYIITHDDESVVTFLHMLRNLGLEDALKDAGVEDGDTVRIADTEFDFVE; from the coding sequence GTGTTTATAGATGAGGTAATTATAACAGTAAAAGCTGGTAACGGTGGAGATGGAGCCGCTACATTTAGAAGAGAGAAGTGTATACAATTTGGAGGTCCAGATGGTGGAGATGGAGGTAGAGGAGGAGACGTAGTTTTTGTTGCTGACTCTAACATAAATACACTAATAGATTTTAAGTACAAAAAATTGTTCCAGGCAGAAAATGGTGAAAATGGTGCGAAGAAAAATATGTTTGGAAAATTCGGTGAGAATTTAGTAATAAAAGTACCGATTGGTACTCAAGTCAGAGATACTGAAACTGGAAAATTATTATTAGATATGAGTATTCCAGGAGAGGAAAGAGTTCTTTTAAGAGGAGGTAGAGGAGGTTTAGGAAATACAAACTTCAAAAACTCAATTAGAAGAACACCTACTATGGCTGGAAAAGGAAAAGAAGGAGTGGAGTTAAAAGTTAAATTAGAATTAAAGCTTTTAGCTGATGTTGCGTTAGTTGGATATCCTTCTGTAGGAAAATCAAGTTTAATAAATAAAATATCAGCAGCTAAATCTAAAGTTGGAAATTATCACTTTACTACTTTAGAACCTAAATTAGGAGTTGTAAGATTAGGAGAGGGTAGATCATTTGTTGTTGCAGATATACCAGGATTAATAGAGGGAGCTCATGAAGGAGTAGGATTAGGAGATAAATTCTTAAAGCATATTGAGAGATGTAAAATGATATATCATATTGTAGATGTGGCTGGAATTGAAGGAAGAGATCCAATTGAAGATTATAAAAGAATAAATAATGAGTTAATAAAATTTAGTGAAAAATTAGCAAATAAAAAACAAATTGTTTTAGCAAATAAAATGGATTTAATCTGGGATATGGAAAAATATGAAGAGTTCAAAAATTATGTAGAGTCACAGGGAAATGAGATATTTCCAGTATCTGTTATTCTAGGTGATGGATTAAAAGAAGTTTTAAACAGAACTTGGCATGTTTTACAAGAAACAGAAAGAGAAGAGTTAGAGGAAGAAGCTGATATAATAGATGTATTGAAAGCTAATAAAACTAGAAAAGAGCCATTTGTTGTAACACAAGATGAAGATGGTGTATTCGTTGTTGATGGATCAATTGTAGACGGTGTACTAGCTAAATATATCATAACTCATGATGACGAATCAGTAGTAACATTCCTACACATGCTTAGAAATTTAGGGCTAGAAGATGCTTTAAAAGATGCAGGTGTAGAAGATGGAGATACAGTAAGAATTGCTGATACAGAATTTGACTTTGTTGAGTAA
- the aroC gene encoding chorismate synthase: protein MNSFGSLFRVHIYGESHGLGIGVLIDGVPPGLKLSIDDFIPDLSKRKSGKLGTTPRNEDDIPQIISGVFNSFTTGAPINIFFENKNTDSKVYADFKSHPRPGHADFAATSKYLGFNDIRGGGHFSGRLTLALVAAGVIAKKILKTTTFISEIETIGTLSKKFFSDNLDDYLSQIREEGDSLGGTISLTIKDVPIGLGEPFFNSVESVISSMVFSIPGIKGIEFGSGFKGSELLGSEFNDCFINKNGKTASNNNGGINGGISNGNDIFLKIAVKPTSSIFKTQETFNFKSECISPLKINGRHDVAFILRVPIVLENAVAIAIADLYLQSKKYNFNWEDLNGKKS, encoded by the coding sequence ATGAATAGTTTTGGATCTCTTTTTAGAGTTCATATTTATGGGGAATCTCATGGCCTAGGTATTGGTGTTTTAATAGATGGTGTTCCCCCAGGTTTAAAGCTCAGTATAGATGATTTTATTCCAGATCTTTCCAAAAGAAAATCTGGAAAACTTGGAACAACACCTAGAAATGAGGATGACATACCTCAAATTATTTCTGGAGTTTTTAATAGTTTTACAACAGGAGCTCCAATAAATATTTTTTTTGAAAACAAAAATACTGATTCTAAAGTTTATGCTGATTTTAAAAGTCATCCTAGACCTGGCCATGCTGATTTTGCTGCCACGTCAAAATATCTTGGATTTAATGATATTAGAGGGGGAGGGCACTTCTCGGGAAGACTAACTTTAGCTTTAGTTGCTGCTGGTGTTATTGCAAAAAAAATATTAAAAACCACTACTTTTATCAGCGAAATAGAAACAATTGGTACTTTATCAAAGAAGTTTTTCAGTGATAATTTGGATGATTATCTATCTCAAATTAGAGAGGAAGGTGATTCACTTGGAGGTACAATTTCTTTAACTATAAAAGATGTTCCCATCGGATTAGGAGAGCCTTTTTTTAATTCAGTTGAATCGGTTATTTCTTCTATGGTTTTCTCTATTCCAGGTATAAAAGGAATAGAATTTGGTTCTGGATTTAAAGGTAGTGAACTTTTAGGAAGTGAATTCAATGATTGTTTTATAAATAAAAATGGAAAAACTGCGTCTAATAATAATGGTGGTATAAATGGTGGTATCTCAAATGGAAATGATATTTTTCTAAAAATCGCTGTAAAGCCAACTTCAAGTATCTTTAAAACTCAAGAAACATTTAATTTTAAAAGCGAGTGTATCTCCCCTTTAAAAATAAATGGACGACATGATGTTGCATTTATTCTTAGAGTTCCTATTGTTTTAGAGAATGCAGTAGCTATTGCTATTGCAGATTTATATTTACAAAGCAAAAAATACAACTTCAATTGGGAGGATTTAAATGGCAAAAAGAGCTAA
- a CDS encoding deoxycytidylate deaminase — translation MAKRANYIDWDEYFMGVAILSAKRSKDPGTQVGACIVTPDKRIVGVGYNGLPAGCSDDEFPWDRDGDFLNSKYAYVCHAELNAILNSTKNLKGCTIYVDLFPCNECAKSIIQSGISEIVYLSDKYDNTDSNIASKKLLNAANVKLRQLDPKFDELILNFRKNG, via the coding sequence ATGGCAAAAAGAGCTAATTATATTGATTGGGACGAATATTTTATGGGTGTTGCTATTCTTTCAGCAAAACGTAGCAAGGATCCTGGTACACAAGTTGGAGCCTGTATTGTTACCCCTGATAAAAGAATTGTAGGAGTTGGTTATAATGGTCTTCCTGCAGGATGTTCAGATGATGAGTTCCCTTGGGATAGAGATGGAGATTTTTTAAACAGTAAATACGCATATGTTTGTCATGCTGAATTAAATGCCATTTTAAATAGTACTAAAAATTTAAAAGGGTGTACTATTTATGTAGATCTTTTTCCATGTAATGAGTGTGCTAAAAGTATTATTCAAAGTGGAATAAGTGAAATAGTTTATCTTTCTGATAAATATGATAATACTGATTCTAATATCGCCTCTAAAAAACTTTTAAATGCTGCTAATGTCAAATTAAGACAACTAGACCCTAAATTTGATGAACTTATTTTAAACTTTAGAAAAAATGGATAG
- the trhA gene encoding PAQR family membrane homeostasis protein TrhA — protein sequence MNDTLTRLEEWINSMTHYFGAVLALIGTGALLVHSLKTNNIGYVIGCMVFCFSLVLLYTMSGTYHILYVGKIKKLFKILDHSAIYILISGSYTPYLLGVFDGTTKWVLFFIQWGMTLFGILFKVFFVGRFNFISTLIYLFMGWMVMFVFKDLQVLASPLSLKLLIWGGISYSVGTIFYLMKNKKFTHGIWHLFVLAGSVFNYFSVYFLI from the coding sequence ATGAATGATACATTAACAAGATTAGAAGAATGGATCAATTCTATGACTCATTACTTCGGAGCAGTTCTTGCTCTTATTGGAACAGGTGCTCTTTTAGTTCACTCTTTAAAAACAAATAATATCGGTTACGTTATTGGATGTATGGTTTTTTGTTTTTCTTTAGTCTTACTCTATACAATGTCAGGAACATATCATATTTTGTATGTTGGAAAAATTAAAAAACTTTTTAAAATATTAGACCATTCTGCTATTTATATTTTAATATCAGGTTCATATACTCCATACTTACTTGGTGTATTTGATGGAACTACTAAATGGGTTCTCTTCTTTATTCAGTGGGGAATGACTTTATTTGGAATTCTTTTTAAAGTTTTTTTTGTTGGAAGATTCAATTTTATTTCAACTTTAATCTATCTTTTTATGGGATGGATGGTTATGTTTGTTTTTAAAGATTTACAAGTTCTAGCTTCACCACTTTCTCTAAAATTATTAATTTGGGGAGGAATTAGCTATTCTGTCGGTACAATTTTTTATTTAATGAAAAATAAAAAATTTACTCATGGAATTTGGCATCTTTTCGTTTTAGCAGGAAGCGTATTTAACTATTTTTCAGTTTATTTTTTAATATAA